The DNA region TATTGTACACTATTCATTAAGATTTGTTGAACAACCTGCTTCTTTAGCAATAAGAAAGCTGTCTTTAATGGCAACTAGATCTAAAGCTCTTGCACCCGTTTGTTTAAAAATATTATTGGTTATCTTTCTTGCTTCTTGCGATGAAAATAGCTCCTAAATTACATCCAATCCCTATTATATGCATAATAAAATTACCTGTATTGCCAAAGCTATCAATTGTTAATCCAATTAAAAAACTCCCAAACAAAATAAGTAAAATAGCAAAAAATAATTTCAAAATCTTTCTAATCCTCCTAGCCCGACCATAAAATCAATTCGAGTTCTTTTTGAATTAACGACCATTAGCTGAATAAACAAAAAGCCGCCATTGGCAGCTCCATCTTCAAGTAATGCCGCCGTTACTTTAAGTGAAGAAGTTCACAAAACTTAATTAGAGTTACTAAAAACCCGGATTTTGAACTCGTCACTTTGTTCTTGTAAATTCCAACCTGATTTATAATAATATTCATTAAAATCGGAATCAGTCGGACTTAGTGCAACAATAGGTAAATCATTTATCGTTTTTAACATCATTTTTTAACAACCCTTGACCACGATAAACACCGCTTATCGCAAATTGATATAAAGAAATTTTGTTTTGTGTTTTTTTTCGGTAAGACCGAAATGCTCCCACTACTTGACCTTTTACTGTTGACACTATCATTTGCTTTCTTCTTATGGCTGCTTTAATTCCAAGAGGACATAAAAACTCTTCATAATAAACTGCACTGTTATTACTATCTAAATTTTCATTGAAGAAAGTCACAACTTCAGATATATGAGTTGGATTTGCTAAAGCTATTTGCATCTTTCTGCCACCTTAAAATAACGCTTTTTAAGACATAAGAGATTTATATATCTCTCCTATAATTCCTTCCATTTGATGAACACCTAATTCTGCATTCGTCATGATAACTGCCCCTTTTTCTATGTGTGAAAATGCTACCATCATACATTGAAAGCCTACCCCCCAACCGAGTGATGTAATTTCTAATTCTTTTTCAGAACCTTCAAGAAACACACCTAATCCAGTCCAACTCTTACCTTTTTGCGGTGTTATCATTTCTTTTGCTAATCTTTCTGAAATGCCAATTTTACTTTCTCCTTTTAGAGCATTCAGTAGTTCAAGAACTAATCGAGCTAAATCTAAAGAAGTTGTCCATAATCCAGATGCTGCTGGGTAAGGATATATAGGATACTTTCCATCTACCAATTCACCGTTTTTATTATGACCACAAGAGAATTCTTTTTTATCCATCTCTAACATTGTTGTAGTATTTAAATGGCTATTTTTCATCCCTAATGGCTTAAATATTAACTCATTCACCATTTGATAAAACGGCTTTTCAGTAACATCTTCCATTAGTTGCTGAACAACACAAAAACCTGTATCAGAATAGTGAAATTCACTCTCTGGTTCACACTGTACTTTAGTAGGAGCTTTACAATAAGGAGTTTTTCCCTCTAATAATTCAACCATCGAAGGAATCCCTATTTTTGAATTTAATTCAGAAAAACTACCTTCAGGTTCCATAATTCCAGATTGATGACTAAGTAAGTTTCTCAATGTAACGCTTTTATTTTTAGTGAATTCATTTTCTGGTACTTTCCACGATACAAGTCTTTTATTAATATCCTCATCTAAATCAAGAAGTCCTTCCTCTACTAGCTTTAAAGCAATCATTCCTGTTAAGAACTTGCTAATGGAACACGCACTAAAAATAGAATTTTCATTTACTTTTCTATCGCTTTCTGCCTCTAGTAAACCGTAATTTTCTGTTCCGCTAATTTGACCGTTCTCAAGCAATGTAATACTTAAACCTATCACATTATAATGTTTCATTTGTTCTTCTATGTTGTTATTTTTTAATTTCATATTTATCCCCCTACAATAGTGCTATCAATAACATCGTAACACGAATGTACGTTCCATTTTATGTATTTGGAATAATTTTTCTTTAATTAACCCTCCTGGTTAGTCGAATAAGAAAAAGGATTGCCCCAGCAACCCCTTGTTAAACTCTTGCACACCGGTAGTTGAAGAACAATTACCTTGTCCTTTCAAGTTCGGAAAAAAACAATAATTAGTCAAACTGTGCGAAACAGTATTTAAAGGCAGCCCCTTTTATGTCATTTTCTTTAAAAAAGTTTCCACGTAAAAAATAATCATTTTCAAGCCTATCTTGTTGAATTAACCTGCCCCGTTGTGTTACATATCAATTGAATACAGGAAATAAACCGGAGAATTTGGCTGTTTTCATGAAACGAAAGTATAAGGGGTAATGGAGGAAATGATTAAATTTGAGAATGTATCAAAAAGATACACAGACGGGACCACTGCTGTTGATTCCGTAAACCTCGAAATTAAACAAGGGGAATTTTTTGTCATTATCGGACCAAGCGGATGTGGTAAAACCACCACACTTAAAATGGTTAACCGATTAATCCCTTTATCTGACGGGACGATTTTCATTAATGGTAAAAAAATAAGTGAATTTGACATCCATGAGTTAAGATGGAATATTGGCTATGTACTTCAACAAATTGCTCTTTTTCCACATATGACGATTGAAGAAAATATTTCGATCGTTCCTGAATTGAAGAAATGGAGCCGCGAAAAAACAAAACTACGAGTTATTGAGCTTTTAGATATGGTGGGCTTAGATCCTAAAACCTACCTCAATAGAAAACCTATTGAACTATCAGGAGGTCAACAACAAAGAATAGGTGTCATCCGGGCATTAGCTGCCGATCCTGAAATTATTTTAATGGATGAGCCTTTTAGCGCACTTGATCCGATTAGTCGTGAAAAGCTTCAGGATGATATCAAAAAACTTCAAAAAAATATTAAGAAAACAACCATTTTTGTTACACATGATATCCAGGAGGCACTAAAATTAGCTGACAGGATCTGTGTGATGAAAGATGGAAAAGTTGTACAGGTAGGAACACCGAATGAAATTGTCAGTAACCCTGCTAATCATTTTGTCAGAGATTTTGTCGGAAATCAGCACGTAGGATTAAAAGCGGTTCTAAAACTAGAAGAAATAGTACAACCAATACATGAAGGGGATATTTCAC from Neobacillus sp. FSL H8-0543 includes:
- a CDS encoding serine kinase; amino-acid sequence: MKLFFAILLILFGSFLIGLTIDSFGNTGNFIMHIIGIGCNLGAIFIARSKKDNQ
- a CDS encoding N-acetyltransferase — protein: MQIALANPTHISEVVTFFNENLDSNNSAVYYEEFLCPLGIKAAIRRKQMIVSTVKGQVVGAFRSYRKKTQNKISLYQFAISGVYRGQGLLKNDVKNDK
- a CDS encoding serine hydrolase domain-containing protein encodes the protein MKLKNNNIEEQMKHYNVIGLSITLLENGQISGTENYGLLEAESDRKVNENSIFSACSISKFLTGMIALKLVEEGLLDLDEDINKRLVSWKVPENEFTKNKSVTLRNLLSHQSGIMEPEGSFSELNSKIGIPSMVELLEGKTPYCKAPTKVQCEPESEFHYSDTGFCVVQQLMEDVTEKPFYQMVNELIFKPLGMKNSHLNTTTMLEMDKKEFSCGHNKNGELVDGKYPIYPYPAASGLWTTSLDLARLVLELLNALKGESKIGISERLAKEMITPQKGKSWTGLGVFLEGSEKELEITSLGWGVGFQCMMVAFSHIEKGAVIMTNAELGVHQMEGIIGEIYKSLMS
- a CDS encoding ABC transporter ATP-binding protein, with translation MIKFENVSKRYTDGTTAVDSVNLEIKQGEFFVIIGPSGCGKTTTLKMVNRLIPLSDGTIFINGKKISEFDIHELRWNIGYVLQQIALFPHMTIEENISIVPELKKWSREKTKLRVIELLDMVGLDPKTYLNRKPIELSGGQQQRIGVIRALAADPEIILMDEPFSALDPISREKLQDDIKKLQKNIKKTTIFVTHDIQEALKLADRICVMKDGKVVQVGTPNEIVSNPANHFVRDFVGNQHVGLKAVLKLEEIVQPIHEGDISQTLSCMIPVSTSLEEILEKLTEHEELAVDKNGEIIGILNRQVVIKYLAQNLQERGSANG